In one Candidatus Polarisedimenticolaceae bacterium genomic region, the following are encoded:
- a CDS encoding response regulator, whose amino-acid sequence MNVEFAPTLRTPPALRVAPRPHSARVLVVEDDEAMREWLGELIDEEGFEAVTAPDALTGMLLLLAEGADIVVTDWRMPIYDGLRLLESCRRLKPRLPVVMLTGYADPWLEDRVRRLGGILLTKPFDPADLIAQVRRAAASPRVA is encoded by the coding sequence ATGAACGTCGAATTCGCCCCCACGCTCCGCACGCCGCCGGCGCTCCGGGTGGCGCCGCGCCCTCATTCAGCCCGGGTTCTCGTCGTCGAAGACGACGAAGCGATGCGCGAGTGGCTCGGAGAGCTGATCGACGAGGAAGGATTCGAGGCGGTCACCGCCCCCGACGCACTGACCGGCATGCTGCTCCTTCTGGCCGAAGGGGCGGACATCGTCGTGACCGACTGGCGGATGCCGATCTATGACGGGTTGCGGTTGCTCGAGTCGTGCCGGCGGCTGAAGCCGCGCCTTCCCGTGGTGATGCTCACCGGCTACGCCGACCCGTGGCTCGAGGATCGCGTCCGCCGCCTGGGCGGCATCCTGCTCACGAAGCCGTTCGACCCGGCTGACTTGATCGCGCAGGTGCGGCGGGCCGCGGCTTCACCACGCGTGGCGTGA